A stretch of DNA from Globicephala melas chromosome 19, mGloMel1.2, whole genome shotgun sequence:
ACCCCCTGCTCCCTACCCTGCATGccctggggggatgggagggaatgAGCTCTCAGCTCCTGAGGGAGGTTGGGTGGGCAGGTGAGAAGTGTCTTGTGCCTGCCATTCTCAGAGGATCCCTGAAGGCTGGGGGACCCGCTCCCCATGACACCCAATCACAACCCAGCCCAGGCTCCCAGACAAACCAGTCTGCGGCTCCCTCCGTGACAGTTCTTCAGCCACCGCCCCCCCAGGAGCCCCTTGTCCCATCCACTACCCTCCTGGCAGCCTGTGGGAATATGAACCAAGCCCAGACTCCCACCTCTGACCACGGCCTCATGGGTCTTCTCCCAGGTCCAGTGCCCCCATCACAGCCCCTTCGGGGGGGGGGGTTCAcgctttccctcccccaccttctcccttctttcttcccaacCCCACCTCCTTGGCAACTGTCCCTTCAGTTCCCTCTTACCCTGGTTCACCTCTGCCTAGTGTCTGGTGTCATCTTATTTATTCCCAAagatttgttgagtgcctactatgtgccaggcccaggTTTGGGTGCTGAGGattcagcagtgaataaaacagataacatCTCTGCCCTCGAGGAGTTCTCATGGCGGGGGGTAAAGTCGGGGGTACTGAAAATAAATGAGTACatccatacatttttttaaacacaagatAAATTTCCAATTTCAGATTGGCAttagtgctgtgaagaaaatagAACAGCGACCTGATCAGGTGACTGCTTGAtgtagggtggtcagggagggccttGAATGACAAGAAGGAGCTGGTACTGCAAAAGTCTgggattccaggcagaggaaccagctcgtgcaaaggccctgaggtgggacgTTGGGGGAACAGTAAAGGAGGCCAGCatggctggagtggagtgagaCGAGGGAGAGTGGTAAGAGGTGAGGTTGAGAGACTGACAAAGGCACACCATGAATTGGGGGTAGCTTAGATTTTATTCCAAGCCTGATGGCAAGTTCACTCTCCATCTCTTTCAACCCCATTTCCAAACACAGTCTAAATATTACGAACACCACCGTAGGAGGCAGGTGCTgtgagatggggaaactgaggcacagagaacgaacgtgcggggagagggagggatttCTTGGCTTCCTCGCGCCTTTAACCCTTTCCAGGAAAATGCTTGGGTGTCTTTGCTAAGTTTGTCTCTAAACAGAAGGGCAAGGGTTCGAACCCCAGGCCTTCCCCTGCCCTGGGcacagcccctccctctctctctccttctctccctctcggCCCTGGGGTTCTGAACTTCACAGCCGGGCAGGTAGCGACCCACCCACTTCTCCAGCTGGAGTCCGCGTTCTCGGTACCCACCGCGCCACTCCGCCTTAAGCCCGCCACTCACACCTGTCACGACTCCCCATTGGTCAGACTGGCTGCTTTCCCGCCCCCTGACGGGCCAATCACGCTCTCAGGAAGGACAGTTGGCCCACACGCAGCCCCCCCCCGCCAGGGAGAAGTAGCGGCGCTTGCGGATTGGATGGGAGCGGGGGGGTGGGGCTGAGCAGAGCTAGACGAGTGCCTATTGGGCGGCTCAGCCCTGGTGGGCGGGACGCGGGCGGAGCCGGGGGCGGGCCAAGTGTCTGGGCTTTGGGAAACATCTACCAGGCCTGCGACCCCGCGGGTGGGCCTGAGCGGCGGAAGTCCGGCTGCGGGAGGTAAGTGACTACAGGCCTCACCTGCGGCGGACGGGCCGGGCCGCGTCCCGACCCCTTCCTGATAAGGCCCTTCTGGCGCTGCGGGGGGACAGACCTCCCCCCACTTGCTGGTGGAGGACAGCCGGGGAAGGACTCCTGCCTGGGCTCTCCAGAATTGGCTAGCCAGGGGCTCGAATTCTCCACGGGCCGCTTCCGCCCTCGCTACCAAGTTTCCGCGTCACCCCTGCGTGGTGGGTGGGTTTGGCTCCCATTTCctcaataaggaaactgaggctcagacagagctgaaacttgcctaaggtcacaccgCCAGCTAGTCTCGGCTGCAGAACCGGGTTCCCCAGGCCATGGGGATCTGAACAGCCCCATTCGCTCCTCAGGTTGCCGCCCACCTCGGGCCGCTCCTCCTCCTCCGGCCTCGGGCTCCCTCCACCCCGAGCTGCGTTCTGAATTTCATCACTTACCCAGAGTACCGCCAACTCTGTCTCCAGCCGAGACCCCCTCCCCACAttcaccccccccacacacacacattttcatcTTCTCCCCCAAATCAGTTCCCCTCTCCAGGTCCCCAGTTAGTCCCTGGAACCTGCCACCCTTGGACCACTGGCAACCTGAGGAtcttccttcttccccctccGACCACAGCCAGGCccagctgccccctccccgcTCTGTCCCCGCTGCCTGAACTGGAGCCCAGGCCTCACCCTTGGCCACCTGGACCGCAGTCCCCACTTTCACCCTGGCCTCCACCTCCAGTCCAGCCCCACCGCGGCCAGCGAGGCCTCcctattttattgtatattttgaaaactttttatgGAAGTATATCACATATGTAggaaaacagaaatcacagatACACAGCTCAAATAACTTCACAAAGAGAGCGCTCTGGTGTCAACAGCATCCAAATCCAGAAGCCGAACGTCCCCCACACCCCAGAAACCCCCCTTGCACCCCTCCTTCAACACTGCCGCCCAAGGATAACTGTTATCATAACTTTAATGCCACAGGTTGGTTTTGCTGGGTTCTTGCCTTATGTAAATCTTTTACTGTATTGTATTTATTCCTGACTAGACAACCTGTTACACATTGTccaaaattcaaaaggaacagACTAGTACACAGTGAAAATCAAATGTCCTTCAGTCCTTCACACTCTGCCCCTCAGAGGCCTGTCCCTGCAGAAAGAGCCTGTTCCTCATGTGCCTTCCAGAGAGAGCAGATACAGATTGGAACAGTACCtacacttttttcttcttgcGTTTTGGCACAAATGGGAGCATTGTTATACACactattatgcttttttttttttcttcactgttaaCATCTCTTGGACACTTTTCCACGTTGTTACTTAAAGATCTCCCTTGTGATTCTTCCTGGCTGCAAAGAATTCCatagtatggatataccataactTATCTAACCAGTACCCTAACCGTGGATGTtggatttatttctattcttttgctCTGGGCAGACGCCCATAATGAATAACCTTGTCCTGTAATGAATAACTTTGTGTCATTTCACAGGTATGTCTGCAGGATAAATACTTAGGATAGTTAGGAGTGAGTTCTCTGGGTCACAGGGTTTGTGCATCTGTAATTCTGAGAAATGTGGGCACATGGTTCTCCCTAGGGGTTCTTGCAGTCCCCGCTCCTACAGCCCAAAGGGAAGCTCCGCCTCACTCTAGACTCCTGTCACTGTCACAGGCTTCCGGACATTCCAgcgcccctgcccccacctgaCCCTGTCCCTCCTGTCCCGTGGAGAGCTAAGCCGGGAATGGGAGTGAGGAGAGCACTCCAGGTGGAGGGAGCTGCctgggcaaaggccctgaagtgGGACTTGGCCACCAAGGCTGGAAGGTCTGGGTCCAGCGCCTTGTGGGAGGAGGGTACATCGTAGTCCTGAGGTCAGAGAGAAGCCATGGGGCCCTGGGGAGAGCTGAGAAATAGGGTCAGCTCTGTGTTTTCAAAAAggttgttttctttccctctctcttcacttcctcagagagaaCTCTGCCAAGATGGATTAGATTCCCTAGCAATCCTAGCACTGGTCACAGTTGTAATTATGCAATTAATTAATTcagtgtggttttgtttttgagggAGTTTCCATTCCATTTGTTTTTTGAGACAAAATTCACAcagcataaaattcaccattttagccATCCACTAGTTTTTAAACTTTAGATATGTCACacatagaaaacattttcagtGGTAGATGTGTTCAGTTTAAAGAATAATCATAGACACCTGTGGGGACTCACCAGCCAGCAACTGAAACTTCCCCCGAGTGAGTGTCAGCCGGCTTGCCCTCCACTGGGTCCGCTGGGTCCGCAGGGTCTCCGTTTCctaaataaatcaacaaataagTGAGTAAcatgcagagagagagggagctgcAGACAAAAGCCAGGACTCCCATTTGTTTAGCAACTCAGGCACCCAGGGACACAAGCCTCTGGGTACATGGGCTGGGACATGTGAGACTTGGGGTGTCCAGGGCCCAGTGCTCACTCTgacgggggcagggaggggcagtcaCCCCTCTAGTCCCCACAGGACCTTGGCCTTCATGGACTCCCGTGGGCTTCAGTGTCCTCCCCTTTAAAAGGGCTGCTGGCCAGGTGGCTCTACCAGTCCCCGAcctcttaatttttatatttctctctttttttttttggccatacctcgcagcatgcgggatcttagttccccaaccagggattgaacccatgccccctgcagtggaagcacagattcttaaccactggactgccagggaagtccctttctttctttttcttaaaattgtggtaaaatacacataacctaAACTTTACCATCTCGACCATTTCAAAGTGTACAATTAAGAGGCACTTAGTATATTCATGATATTGGGCAACCATCACTactgtctagttccagaacacTTCCATCTCCCCAGACGGAAACTCTGTACCCCTTTTCAGTCACTCCTCACGCccccgcaccccaccccacccccgctgccCTGAGGTGGAAGCACCACCaaccctctccctgtctctggacGAAGCCGCTTTGGGTTTGGGGCATTCCGTGTAAATGGACCCCTGCACGTGGCCTTCTGTGACTGGcctctctcactgagcatcgcgGTGAGGGGCCTCCGCGCTGTGGCCTGTGTCGTtgcttcattcctctttatggctgggtaatattccactcCACAGGTACCCCAGCCTTTCTTTCTAAGACCTGGAAGGGGGTTCAGCTGGTGAGTTTTCCACACGGGTAAACTGCTTTTCAGAGGAGGCAGTCAGACTTGAGGGAACCCAGGCCATGAAAGAGGGAGGTGGTGCAGCTGGGAGAATGCAGCTCTTTTTGCCTCGGGGCTCAAGTCCTGCTCCCTCTGCTATGGGCAGTGGGCCCTCAGTCAGGACACTTCACTACTTAGACCTCGGTTTCCTCCTGGGGGTCGGGGGAGGATCACAGTTGGAGCCTGGGGTGTAAGCATGTGGACCCTGGACATGCAGAGAAGCCTCTCCCTGCCTGATGCCACTCCCTcagcccctctgcccaccccaggACATGGCAGCTGTGAGGCCCGGCCTGGGACGCATCATCCCTGGATCATCCATCCTCTTCCTGTGCGACATGCAGGAGAAGTTCCGCCATGTCTCGTTCTTCCCCCAGATCGTCTCTGTGGCTGCCCGCATGCTCAAGGTACAGCCCCTCCTCCCGCAGACCCACCAGTccagggccccagcccctcctccctcagacctaGGAGTTGGGCCTCCGGCCCCTTCCTTGGGCTCAGACCTTTGCTCCTCACCCCAACCCAGGTGGCCCAGCTCCTGGATGTGCCAGTTGTGCTGACTGAGCAGTACCCACAAGGCCTGGGCCCCACAGTGCCCGAGCTGGGAGCTGAGAGTCTGCAGCCATGGTCCAAGACTTGCTTCAGCATGGTGCCCGCGGTGCAGCAGGAGCTGGACGCGCGGCCCCAGCTGCGCTCTGTGCTCCTCTGTGGCTTGGAGACACAAGCCTGCATCTTGGTGAGACCGCAACTGAACCTTGGGGACCTCCATTCACACCTGGGACCTCCCCAACTTAAAAAGGGTGTCTTTCCTGACCCAGAACTCTCTATCCTCCCCTTCCTGACCCATGACTCCCCTCCTGACCTGGGACTTTCACCTTCACTAAGGACCCCTCTCTTTACCTGGGGCTCCCATCCTGCCTAGGATCCCGTTGTAATCTGGGGACCTCCTGCCCTGATCCGAGCCTCCCTCATCCCCATCCTGGTTCCCCAATCACTCACCCAGGATCCCTATTCTTGTCTGGGGGTAGCCCTTACCTCTTTCTGCCCCTAGCACACAGCCCTGGACCTCCTGGACCAAGGGCTGCAGGTCCACGTGGTGGTGGACGCCTGCACCTCCCGCAGGTGAGAGGGTCCCTTCAGGGGTGGGGTGCATGTGGGATGGGTTTGGAGCACCCAGGAAGAACCAGGGGGTGGGATCCCTGCCGAGTTTGCCAGGTGTCTGGGTGTCCAGACCAAGGCACTGACACCGCATGCACACatgcaccccccgcccccccgcagcCAGGTGGACCGGCTGGTGGCGCTGTCCCGGATGCGCCAGAGCGGCGCCTTCCTCTCCACCAGCGAAGGGCTTATTCTGCAGCTCGTGGGTGATGCCACCCACCCCCGGTTCAAGGAGGTACTGACCCCCACGCCCCACACTCTGACCTCCCCCATCTCCTGTGCAAACGGGAAATATCTTTTCAGCACCCACCACATATTCACAGGATACATCCGGGAACACAGAAGGCTGCCGCCTCCAGGGGCGCTAAGTTCTAGTGGGGGGAAACTGCGGGTCAACACCATAAATCAATGAAAGGAGAAGCTGTCTGGCCACGAGGACTGGAGAGAGAGATAAAGCAGGAGAGGGGGCCAGGTGTGCAGAGGAGGGGTTGCCTAAGGTGGTCCAGAGGCCTCCCGGAAGAAGGTGATTTTAGAGTGAGGTAGAGATGGGAGGGAGCCAGGCAGACGGGAGAGAACAGTCCAGCAGGGGCCCTGTAGATGGGAGCCCCTTGACCCTTTCCTGCCACCCTCTCCTCCAGTCTATGGCACTGAGGTCCAGCCTCCACACCCACCACCCGAGTGGCCTTCCTAGTACCCAGGTCTGACCAGGTAGTCCCCACTGCTTCACACCACTAAGGGCCACTGCTTGGCCCTTAGGATAACGGGACATGCCCGAACTTGAGATTCCCAGCCCTCTGAggtctgccccttcccctcctcttagTTCTGttgagcatttattgagcacctactatgtgccagccactgtggcAGGTCCAGGGGCAATAGCAAAAGACAGTCTGTATTCAATTTCGCATTGTGgcctggagctggggagggaacATGTAGAATGTGTGAGAAATAAGATGGGGGCTGGCAGCTGGGAGGCCCCTCCTGGGGGGTGGCCTTACAGTGGAGACCTGAAAGTGCAGGAGCAGCCAGTCATCCAGAAAGTGGTCCTGGCGGAGGGGACAGCTAGGGCAAAGGCCTGGATGTGGGGCTGAACGTGACTTATTCAAGGAACGGTAGCAGGGCACGGTGAGTGCAGGCTgagtgtgggaggaggggaggcagggaggagccGGAGCCTTCCCAAAGATTTTGGTGGGGGTTGGGAGGGGCAGCCATGGGGGTTTGCACAGGGGGGCTGGACACTGTCAGATCTATGTGTAGTGCCAGGTGGCTAATGGATATGTGGTAGGAAGGGGGGAAACCAGGGTGGAGGCAGCGGCGGGGATACAGGctttgcttattttcattttttaatctctgCAGGTTAGCATGACAGGGATTGCTGATGGGTGCAAGGTGTGAAGAGGCAGCACAGAGAGAGGATCTGGCTTGAGCGCAGTTGCTCAAGCTCTCTACTGATGGGGGTGGCGGTGGCGGCAATGAGGTTGAGAGGTCAGGTGACCACCAGCATCTAAGAGGCAGCTGGATAAGTGAGTCCAGAGTTGAGGGGCAAGGCGCAGGCTGGATTTGAGAGTTGAGGGATAAGAGAGGTGAGATTACTTAAGAAGAAGCATGTGTAGACAAGGAGCCCCAGGAAAGAGTCAGTCACGCTTAGTGGTCCAAGTCAGCAAGGTGGACCGAGATGGCAGATGATCAGGTGCTAACCCTGGTGGCTATGGTGAAAGGGAGGCCCCAAGAAAAGTTTTGAGAAGAGGCAATGGTGGGTTTGGCCAGTTGCTACTAAGGGGGCAAGGgagatgaaaatggagaagtatcCCTTGGATCTGTCATGGGGATGAGAACCCTTGACGCTTCCTGACTCCCTACCCCTACCCTACAGATCCAGAAGATCATCAAGGAGCCCGCCCCAGACAGCGGGCTGCTGGGCCTCTTCCATGGCCAGAACCCCCTCTTCCGCTGAACTCCCTGCCCTGCCTTGAGGGGAGACCGACCACCTTCTCGTCCCTGGGACCTTGGAAGCGCTTTCCCCCCCATTCTTGGATCCCAAGAGTGGTGCAGTCCACCGGGGGTACCGCCCCCTCAGCAGGGGATGTGGGTGCCGCTTTTCCATTGGACGGCAGCTCCCGGAAATGCAAATGAGACTCCTGGAAGCTGGGCGGGGGTTGGCTGAGCCGAGCTGGAGGTGGGGCTCGGCCCCCCCTCCCCGGGCCACTTCAAGGGGcgacaaggggagggggagggagtgtCACAGGCTGTGTGGGACCCGGTCTCAGAGAATAAACATTGATGTGACTGTGGACTGAACCATTCTTGGGTTTGGGGGGTATCCCGGGGGCGACTGGGGGCTGCGGGCGGTGGCGGAAGAGGGGTCCccagcaggtggggagggggaggtgccTCTTCTCAACTCCAAGCCGGCGCGAGGCAAAGGCGAGGGCTGGCCACTGTCACATCTGCACCGGAGCCGGCGCGCATCTGCACGGAAAAGAACTGCCGGCCCGGGGTCGCCCAACTCGCTGCCGGTCGCCCCCCCTATCAGCGCGCGCACGCCCAGCCGGGTTGGCTCGCAGACACGCGCTGGCTCTGCCTCCCCTGGCCGGCCCCCCACGTCGCCACCACCCCCGACTCCCCCAGGGTCCCGCATCCGGAAAGTGAGGTGAGCGTGACCGCACCCCGGTGcggagggggaaactgaggcacgaggGACTTGGGGacggggaggaaggaagagacaggcatgcggatgaatggatgaatggatgggaaGGACAGACAGCTTCAGCTGAGTGGTCCCTGCTCCCCTAAGACGCAGGAGCCCGGGGATCCACATAGGGGCTCCCAGAATTCTGCAGCCCCCTTGGAAATCTGGGAGTTGGGACTCTACGGACCCCCCAGTCAGGGCCCCTCAGCCCCTTCAGAGTCTTagtcctccccccgcccccaccacatCCTTGGGTGCCCAAGAAGGCAATCTGAGTCCCCCAGGGACCCAGGCATCAGAGCTCTCAGCCAGACCGCCCCCCATTGGGGAAACAGAGCCCCCCCCGCCCCTGGATCCCAGACCCCTCCCAGAAGTCCCGGTCACCGGACCCCGCGATCAGAGCGCCCAGCACCCCCTCTCTCCGCAGGGATCTAGGAGTCCTTgcctcccccctcctccaggagCCCCTGGGACCGGGCGCCGGCGCCCCCGGCCCCCGCCTTTCGGATCCAGGTGTCCCCCCCTCCTCACCCCCTCAGCCTGAAGCTTCGCGTCTCGGAGGCCGCGCTCGCGTCGCCATGGCAACAGGAGTCTATTTTGCGCTGGGAACACACAGCTCCCGCCGCAGCGCCCCCCCAACCCGCCCCTCCAACCTGAGCCTGAGCGAGAGTGGGGGGCCCGGGGAGGGAGACTGGTGGTCCGGGGTCGGGGGGAGACACAGAGACACTCAGAGGGACAGAGATTTGTAGACAGCAAACctaggaaagagacagagacacggAGTCAAAGAGGTAGCGAGAGATGGGGATGTGGAAACGGGGAAGACACAGGATGTATAGAGACAGAgactgggcagagggaaggagaaaatgttGGCACACAGAGGAGACTTGGGACAGAGACTGAAAGATGCAGAGATGCGATGAGACACGTAGAGAgagacaggctcagagaggccgcGCGACCCAGGGCACCTCCCGATAGAGATGAGAGATCCGCCGGCAGGCTGAGGGAGAGGCGGTGGGAGGCGACGTCCCGGGAGGAGGTAAGGACACGGAGACGCAGAGACTCCCAGAGACAGAGACATAAGAGACAGGAAGGCCTAGGGACCTGGGCGGGCCGCTGGGAGTGCGTGGGGAGGGTCCGCATCTCTCCCTCaatcccacctcccacctcccaggtGGCGAGCCGGAGGCGGCGCTGGATCCCTCCACCCTGCCTCCCCCGCCCGGAACTGGGATCCCCGCCCCCGCATCCagacccctccccttctccctccgcTTTTCCCCTCCAGCCGGGTCCGCCTCCTCCGGAACCCAGATGCCGCCTTCTTCCACATGCCTAACTCAAACCCACCCTCAACCCCAGATATTCCTAGGAGGCCGTCCCTTTGCACTCGGACACTGCCCACCCTCAGCCCCCACCCCGCTGCCACCTGCGGACCCCTCTCCAGCACCCAGTTGCTTGAGGTCAGGGCTTCTGGCTTTTTCTGGGTCTCCTCCCCTCTGCGGGTCTCTATCCTCCTCTGGTTCTCTCTTTcgagctctttctctctctctctctgtccttcaaTCTCTGATCCCCAGTCCTCTGGGTctttgccccacccccaccccgtcacTGCTCGCCCTATGGGTCTCTGCCCTCCCAGGGCTCTGTCCTCTTTTCTTTGGCTATCTGTACTCCCTTCTCGTCAtctctgttcctctctctctgggcctctgtccccCTTTTTCGCCgggtctctgtccctctctctctgggtctctgtctccctctccctgagtctctgttcccctctccctgggtctctgttcttctctctgggcctctacCCCCAATCCCGAGggctctctccccctgccccccgcgCCCTATTCTAGCTCTCATTCTCTGCTGCCAGGCACCTCAGAAGGCAGTCCTTGCCCCCAGAGCCCAGCTGGCAGGGTCAGGagaggggggggtggggggctgtgagGCACAGCGCTTGCAGGGgagcgggtgggggaggggcttctCTGGGAGCCCAGGACCGAGTGGGGCCTGCTCTGGGACCCCTCCTCACACTGGCTCCCCTGATCTCTGTCCTCACATCTCTGTCTCTCAGGTCCTGGGCTGGGGTGCTGGGTTCTGGCCCTGAGCTGCTAGGTGTGTGTGGTGAGGGGAGGGAGATCGGGGTTTGGGGGGcattcctctccagctgtgaaggaggagtgTGCCTTCCGGTGTGTGCTGGGGGGCTGTCTGGGTGTGTCTGATGGAGGGCCACATGCCTGCTTCCAGACTCTCCACCACTGGGTTCTCACTGGTGTGTGTGCCTATGAGGTTGCGTGACTGTGGGTTGTGATGTGTGCCACTGCGTGCCCACGTGCAGCTGGCTGGGGCAGGTCCCTGGCCATGTTCTGGAGCTGTGTGTGGTCCCAGTGTGTCAAGGTGTCTGAGATTGTGTCTGACTCTTGTGCGCTGTGGGTGGGAATGCCCCGAAATGCATGGTTGTGTGTCCACATGGAGCTGTATTGTGTgtttggggaggagagaggctcAGGTGTGCCGCCAGGATGACATTGGGTGTCCTTGCGTGTTGTGTCTGGGACACTGTGTGGGTGTCCTGTGCTCTGTGTCACTGTGTGTATATAAGCTctgttgtgtgtctgtgtatagtTTTGTGTGAGGTAGAGGAAGAACTGGTCCTCTGTATCCTTGTGTGTGGACCAGCTGCTGTGTCTGCAGTGTGTCTCCTCCCCACCTGGAGGTGCTGCCCTGCATCAGGAGGTGTGAGGCAGGGACAGGAGGCTACAGGACGCCCACTGGTCGAggggctgtgcgtgtgtgtgtgtgtgtgtgtgtgtgtgtgtgttgctgggTTGGAGGGGATGTAGGCTTCTGCTCCTCCTGCCTCACTCCCCAGAGTTGTCAATGGCCAAGAGTTTCGTTTCCCTGGCTCTGTGCATGTGTGCGAAGTTGGAAGGGACAATGGGACTCTGTTAGCAGAGGGAGAAATTCTGTCCATGGAGCCCAGCCAGAGGCTTGGCACAGCACAGGGACTAAGAGGGCAAACTGCTACCCTTGTGGGGCAGATGAGACAAAGGTTCCCCCAGCCCAATGCAGCTCCCTAGCATCTATGATTTAGCAGACAGATGGTACCCTTGCATGTGTTTGAAAAGGTACCCCTTCCCACAGATGGATGCAGCCCCACCAGCTGCATTCTTAGGAAGGAGAGCGCGGCTGGATTCCAGCCTCTCAGCCAGACCCTCTTGTGCAGTACACAACCTGCCCAACCATATGTGGCAGCCCTCGTATGAATGAAGGAATCCACATCGCCACACACGTGTCACTCTCAGAagtggtgtgtctgtgtgcatgacAACCTATGTTTCTCTGTGTGGGATAATGCATCCATGTTCTGTGGGTGGTGGTGCCCTGAGTTCAAAGCCTAGCACCATTGCTTGGGCACTGCGACATCACCTGACctttgttggttggtttttgtttcttaactgtggtaaaatacacataacataaaatttagcattttaaccattttaagtgtacagttcaatggcatttaatatattcacagtgttgtgcgaCTACCACCACTATTtagttccagaatattttcttcaCCCTGAAAGGAAGCCCTGcccccattaagcagtcactccccattccctcctgcccccagctccaggcGACCACTTATCGGCTTTTGTCTACATGGATTTGACTATtgcagacatttcatataaatggaatcatacaatatgtgactttttgtgtctggcttttctcTCTTAATGTTTTTGAGGCTCTTCATGATGTAGAATGTATTGGtgcttcatccctttttatggctgaatagtattccattgaatggacagaccacattttgtttacccattcatcaacCGATGGGCATTTGGGTGGTCTCCAGTCTGGAGCTGCTGTAAATCatgctgctaaggacatttgtgtttttgtgttaACAtgtttttcaattctttggggcatatgcctaggagtggaactgctgggtcatgtggtaaccctatgtttaacttttaaggaactgccaatcTGCTTTCCAGAGTGTGGGCCAAGGCACTTCTAAGATGCCCGTTAAACACCAAGTGGAGGCATCCAGCAGGCAGTCTGGAGGCGAGCTCAGGGGAGGGGCCGGAGCAGAGCTAAAAGGGAACGTTGAGGCCCCAGGTGCAGCCTCCCATAGCCCTCTCCCcatcccaggccccagcagttTTCATGGTGTGGTCCCTAGATACATGTGCACTCAATGGGAaggaataaaggataaaaataataccAAACGACATTTATTAAACTagtcccacccacccaccctctctcccacttccttgcactgcttttatttcttcatggcCTCCATAATTTCTTAGTGTTTCTTCATAACAGTTTCAACGTGCATCCCATTAATTTGTGTCTGCATACTGGCTTTTTCCCCTCACCAGAAGGCAAACCCCATAAAGACAGAGGAGGAACCCTGTGGTTCATCTACTGCTGCATCCCCAGCCTCAGTAAACACTGCTGAAGGAACCCCTCCTGCCAGCCTGTTGCCATACAAAACAGCTGGGC
This window harbors:
- the ISOC2 gene encoding isochorismatase domain-containing protein 2 isoform X1: MAAVRPGLGRIIPGSSILFLCDMQEKFRHVSFFPQIVSVAARMLKVAQLLDVPVVLTEQYPQGLGPTVPELGAESLQPWSKTCFSMVPAVQQELDARPQLRSVLLCGLETQACILPLPLSAPSTQPWTSWTKGCRSTWWWTPAPPADPEDHQGARPRQRAAGPLPWPEPPLPLNSLPCLEGRPTTFSSLGPWKRFPPHSWIPRVVQSTGGTAPSAGDVGAAFPLDGSSRKCK
- the ISOC2 gene encoding isochorismatase domain-containing protein 2 isoform X3, translating into MAAVRPGLGRIIPGSSILFLCDMQEKFRHVSFFPQIVSVAARMLKVAQLLDVPVVLTEQYPQGLGPTVPELGAESLQPWSKTCFSMVPAVQQELDARPQLRSVLLCGLETQACILHTALDLLDQGLQVHVVVDACTSRSQVDRLVALSRMRQSGAFLSTSEGLILQLVGDATHPRFKEIQKIIKEPAPDSGLLGLFHGQNPLFR
- the ISOC2 gene encoding isochorismatase domain-containing protein 2 isoform X2, with translation MAAVRPGLGRIIPGSSILFLCDMQEKFRHVSFFPQIVSVAARMLKVAQLLDVPVVLTEQYPQGLGPTVPELGAESLQPWSKTCFSMVPAVQQELDARPQLRSVLLCGLETQACILPLPLSAPSTQPWTSWTKGCRSTWWWTPAPPAARWTGWWRCPGCARAAPSSPPAKGLFCSSWVMPPTPGSRRSRRSSRSPPQTAGCWASSMARTPSSAELPALP
- the ISOC2 gene encoding isochorismatase domain-containing protein 2 isoform X4, translating into MAAVRPGLGRIIPGSSILFLCDMQEKFRHVSFFPQIVSVAARMLKVAQLLDVPVVLTEQYPQGLGPTVPELGAESLQPWSKTCFSMVPAVQQELDARPQLRSVLLCGLETQACILHTALDLLDQGLQVHVVVDACTSRRSRRSSRSPPQTAGCWASSMARTPSSAELPALP